Genomic segment of Myxococcus stipitatus:
CGCGACGCGCTCCTCGCCCGGTTCGCTCGGCGGCACGCCGGTGCTCTCCACGGCGCGCTCGGCGACGCTGCTCCCGGTGGCGCGCTGGCCGCGAGTCCCCAGGCCCAAGGAGAGGTCGCTCGTGGAGCCCCGCGCGGGCACCACGCTCGCCGTGCGAGTCGCTCCCGCCGACGGACTCTCGCGAGGCGCGCCGCCGCCGGTCTTGGGGGCCACTTCCGCCTCCGGCGTCGGGTTCGTGCCATGAGGGGGCGGATTCGCCTGGGAGCCGCGGGGCTCGCCCGTCGTCCCAGCGGGGACGGCCGGGGGCTTCACGCCGGGGGCTTCGTCTCCTGGGGTGGCGGACGGCCGGGGCTGGGGGGTCTGCGCCTCGGGCACGGAGGAGGTGAGGCGCGCCTGGTAGGCCTTGTAGCCGCCGATGCTCACGGCGGTGGCGGTGACCAGGCCCACGACCAGCCGGATGCCGCGCCGTCGCCACGTCTTGAGGCGCTGGGCGCGCTGGATGCCCTTGAGCAGGCCGAGGGCGCGCGTGTTCTGCGCATCCAGCGCGAGCACCTGGTTCAAGCACCCGAGCGCGCGCGGGGTCCGCTTCTCCTGAAGCATCCGCTCGCCGCGCTCCAGGAGCGCCGCGACGATGCGCTGCCGGACCAGCTTCCGGTACGAGGTGGGGTCGGCGAAGAACGAGACGAGCTCTTCACCGACGCGCGCGAAGCCCAGGCCCGCGAGGTAGTCCGCCAGCGCGTCGCGCAGCTTGCCCGCGTCGGGGTAGCGCTGCGTGGGGTCTCGCTGGAGGCAGCGCGCGCAGATGTCCGCCAGCTCGTCCGACAGGGCGGGGAGGCGGCGGCGAGGGTCTTCGTAGTCCCCGTCGAGGATGCGCTTGAGCGTGGCGGTGGTGTTCGGCGCGGAGAAGGGCAGGCGCCCCGTCATGGCCGCGTAGAACATGATGCCCACGCTGAAGACGTCCGCCGCGGGGCCGGCCTCCAGGCCCTCGATGATCTCCGGGGACATGTGGGCCGGCGAGCCCACGAGCGTGCCCGTCACCGTCATCCGCTCCTCGATGTCGAGCAGCCGGGCGATGCCGAAGTCCATGAGCTTGAGGACCCCGTCCTCGCGCACCATGACGTTCTCCGGCTTGAGGTCGCGGTGGATGACGCCGGCCTCGTGGGCGTGCGCGAGCGCCGCCGCCAGCTCGTGGATGATCATCGCCGCGAGCTCGGGCGGATCCAACGGGCCCTCATCCAGGACCGTCTTGAGCGTCCGGCCGCGGATGTACTCGGTGACGATGAACGCGTCCTGCGCGTCCGCGGCGGAGAAGTCGAACACCTCCAGGATGTTGGGGTGGTGCAGCTTGGCCACCGCGCGGGCCTCGCGCGCGAGCCTGCGGCGCGACTCGTCCTTGCCGGCCAGGTGCGGGTGCAGCACCTTCACCGCGACCTCGCGGTCCAGGGCCGTGTCGAGCCCTTTGTACACGACGCTCATGCCCCCCGAGCCCAGTTGCTCGAGGATGCGGTAGCGACCGATATGGCGGCCGACGAGCGTCATGATGCGCGGAAAGTGCCTCCCCCTCCTCAGTCCCCGAAGCTGATGCCCATGCTCTTGGCGAAGCGCACCAGGTCCCCGGACGGGTCCACCCGGCGCTCCTTGCGCGACTCACTCAGTGGTACGGCGACAATCTCTCCCGAGCGCAGGGCCACCATGTGGTCCCACTTCCCATCGCGCACCAGGTCCAGCACCCCGCAACCATAGCGCGTGGCCAGCACCCGGTCCGCCGCGCTGGGGCTGCCCCCGCGCTGGAGGTGGCCCAGGACGTTCACGCGAATCTCCGCCTCGATGTGCTGCGCCAGCAGGTCCGCGCACACCTTGCCGGAGCCGCCCAGCCGCACCACGCCGCGGCCGGGGACATCCTCGGCCCGGTCCAGCACGGCCAGCGTGCCGCCCACGGGGAAGGCGCCCTCCGAGATGGCGATGATGGAGAAGCTGCGGCGGCGCGTGGCGCGTGAGCGCAGCTTCTCGACGATGGATTCCACCCGGTAGGGAATCTCCGGGAGGAGGATGACGTCGGCGCCCCCCGCCAGGCCGCTCTCCAGCGTGAGGAAGCCCGCATGCCGGCCCATGATCTCCACCAGCATCACCCGGTCATGGGACTCGGCGGTGGTGTGCAGCCGGTCCAGCGCCTCCGTCACGATGAGGCGCGCGGTGTCGAAGCCGAACGTCTGGTCCGTGCCGCACAAGTCGTTGTCGATGGTCTTCGGACAGCCGACCACCTTGAGGCCCTTCTCGCTCAGCCGGTGGGCAATCGAGAGGGTGCCGTCGCCGCCCACCGCGACGAGGCCGTCGAGCTTCAGCTCCTCGCAGCGCCGCAGCACCGCGTCGGACACGTCGCGCTCCACCCAGCGGTTGCCCTCCCGGAACGCGTAGATGAAGGGGTTGGCCCGGTTGGACGTACCCAGGATGGTGCCGCCCTTGGGCAGGATGCCCCGCGTGTCCTCCTCGGTGAGGGGACGCGTCAGGTCGGGCTCCACCAGGCCCATGTAGCCGTTCTCGATGCCCACGAACTCATGGCCGAACTCATGCGTGCCTCGCTTGACGAGGCCGCGAATGAGCGCGTTGAGCCCGGGGCAGTCGCCGCCACCGGTGAGGACTCCGAGTCTCAGGGAACGGGGCATAGGGGTCGGACGCGGGTGTCAGAGGGAGGGTGGCCCACCATGACAGTGACGTCGGACCTGATGATAGGAGGCCCTAGCGCCGAGGTGCAACGCGCGAATCGCCGGGTCCGGTGGATTTCCGAGTGGAAACGCGAGCTTCCATCAGTCCCGCTTGAGGCGGCGACGAGAAGCGACCCTGTCCAGCAGGGCCTGCAGGCGAGGCTGCGGGGCCTTGGGCAGTGCCTTGTCTGTCGGGGATTGTAGGGGCATCTCGCGCGCCATGCGGAAGAGCTCGATCAGCCTTTCCTTGAAGAGCTCGTTGTCCGGGCGCTCCTGGAGGGCACGGCGGTAGGCGGCGGCGGCCCCCACGTAGTCTCCCAGGGCGAACAGCCGCTCGCCCTCCTGGGCGGGTGAGGACGGACCGAGCGGCAGCTCCGGCTCCTCGGGTGGGCGCGAGGCCTCCAGCGTCTGGAGCTCCATGGGTTGGAGCGACTCGCGCAGCTGGGCGAGCTTGTCCCCGAGCCCGGTGTCCTGGGGAAAGGCATTCGCCAGCGTCTCGTAGAGGTGGAGGGCCTCGGCGAGCTCACCTCGACGCAGGGCTCGGTCGGCGCGCGCCTCCATCTCCACCCGGGCTGCAGGAGTCATCTCGGCGGCACGTTACCCGCGCGGCTCCGGGATGTCACAACGAAGGCGCCTGGGTGCGGCCCGCGCCAGGACCCTTGGCGCGTTTGTCTTGTTTGTGCCGAGTTGCGCGAGGACGTGCATGCCTGCGCGAGGCGCGGGGGTGGCTCTATGCTCGGGGGGTGAATCTCGCGTGGATGGCCGGGGGCTGGTTGCTGTTGGCGGGCGCGCTCGGCTCCGAGCTGCGGCGGGATGGCTATGTGCTGCGCCCGCCGGAGGGCTTCCACATGGTGCGGTGGGAGCCGTACGCCGGCTCCGTGGCGGGGGCGGTGTCGCTGGACGCGGAGGCGGGGCGGACGTTGTCGGCGGCGCTGTCGGACGGCGAGGGGCCGGACGCGGCGATGATGCTGGTGTCCGTGGTGGAGCGAGGCTTCTCCGCCAGTCCCGCCGAGCGCGACGACTTCGCTTCGGCGGTGATGCAGCACTTCCAGCGGGAGCTGGGGGTGGCACTGGCGCCGGAGCGGGTCGACCGGGTGGGGGGGCCGGCGCCGCGGGTGGAGGTGCTGGGCACGCTGCGCGAAGCGGGGCAGGTGCGCACGGTGCTGGTGGCGGGGCTCGCCTCGGAGGGGCGGCATGCGGTGGTGGTGGTGAGCGCGCCCGCGGTGCGGTGGGAGTCGCTGGCGCCCGGCGTGCGAGCGTCGCTGGAGACCTTCCGGTTGGAGCCCACGACGGCGCCGGGGGTGGTGCCGCGCCGGGTGTTGGGGGCGCTGGCGGGCGCGCTGGCGGGAGCGCTGCTGGCGTCCTATGCGGCGTGGCGGCGCAAGCGGGAGGCTCCCGAGGGCTGAACCGGGTGAGTCGTGTTGCTCCCGGGGCAGTGGGGGCGGCGAGCGCATGGGGGCCTCTGGCCGGGGCTGGAGGATGATCCCCACCCGCCGGGCGCTGGGATAGCGTGCGCCGCATCCATGTTCGTCCTCCTTCTCGTCGCCGTGCTGGGGCAGGCGCCGTCGGCCGCCCCGTCCGAGCCGGATGTCCCATCACCCGCTGAAAGCGAACTGCCCGTGGCGCCGCCTCCGGCCGTGCTGCCTCCGGCCACGCATGAGCTGTTCCAGCGCATCCAGAACCGCGTCGCGCAGGTGCGCATCATCGAGCGGCGCTCGGGCACGCGCTCGTCCATCGGCTCCGCCTTCTTCGTCTCCGCGCAGGGCCACGCCATCACGAACTACCACGTGATCTCGGACGTGGTGCTGCACCCGGAGGACTACACCGCGGAGCTCGTGCTGCGCAGCGGCGGCGAGCCCGTGCCCGCGAAGCTGGTGGACGTGGACGTCGTGCATGACCTCGCCGTCATCCGGACGGAAGCGGGCGTGAAGGACTTCTTCCAGCTGGAGGACCGCGAGCCGCCGCAGGGCACGCGCCTGTTCGCGATGGGGAACCCGCACGACCTGGGCACCACCATCGTCGAGGGGACGTACAACGGCTTCATCCAGGACTCGCTCTATGAGCGGGTCCACTTCAGCGGCGCCATCAACCCGGGGATGAGCGGAGGGCCCACGCTCACGGGCCAGGGCACGGTGGTGGGCGTCAATGTCGCCACCATGGGCAACCAGCTGGGCTTCCTGGTGCCCGTGAAGCGCGCCAGTGCGTTGCTCGCGCGGGCGCTCGCGGCGAAGGCCGAAGAGGCGGCGCCGCTCGTGGAGTCGGTGCGTGCGCAGCTCCTCGAGAACCAGCAGCGGCTCACCGAGCAGATGCTCGCGGCGGCGCTGCCGAAGCACCGGCTGGGCAGCTACCACGTGCCGGGGCGCTGGATTCCCTTCCTCAAGTGCTGGGGCGACACGCCGCATGAGCCGGAGGTGCCGTACACGGTGACCAACTACCAGTGCTCGTCGGAGGAGGACATCTACCTGTCCTCGCGCCACCGCACGGGCGTGGTGGCCTTCCTGCACCAGCAGGCCTCCAGCCAGAAGCTGGGCGCGCTGCGCTTCTCCGCGCTCTACAGCGCGCTGTTCTCCCAGGACCCGGACACGGTGGAGGCGTCGCGCGAGGACGTCACCAACTTCCGCTGCACCACGGAGTTCGTGGACGTGGAAGGCCTCCCCGTGCGCGCGGCGATGTGCCTGCGTGCCTACAAGCGCTTCCCGGGCCTCTATGACCTGGTGCTGCGCGCCGCCGCGCTCAACGCCAGCACGAGCGGTGTCGACACCAGCCTCACGCTGGGCGGCTTCACGGCGGACAACGCGCGCAAGCTGGCTCGCCGCTACCTGGAGGGGCTGTCGTGGACGAAGTGATTTTCGTCGAGGTGGTGGAGGGCGATTCCGTCCACGCGCGTCACCGGCTGGAGCGCTTCCCCGCGACGGTGGGGCGCGCGTACTCGAACGACGTCATCCTGGATGACCCGAAGGTGTCCCCCGAGCACCTGCGCATCGAGCGGCGCGAGGACGGCGTGCTGGTGGTGCGCGACGCGGGCAGCCACAACGGCACCTGGCGCGTGGACTCCTGGGCGCGGCTGGCGGAGCTGGAGGTGGCGCCGGACACGCGTGTGGCGGTGGGGGACACCGTGCTGCGCTTCCGCGGGCGCAATCACGTGGTGCCCGAGACGGTGGTGACGTCCGCGCCCACGGCGCCGCGCGAGCGCTGGTTCGAGCATGCGCGGGCCTTCCCGCTGGCGATGCTGGCCTTGCTGGCGGCGAGCGCGCTGGAGTCCCACCTGGGCAACTACGGCCGTACGGACTGGGGCGCGCTGACGATGGCCCTGGTGATGCCGCTCACGCTCACGCTGCTGTGGGCGGGAGGCTGGGCCGTGGCCAGCCGCATCTCCCGGCGCCAGTTCCACTACCGCACGCATGCCACCATCGGCAGCCTGGTGTTGCTGGCCGCCGTCGCGCTTCCGCCGGTGTTGTCGGTGCTGGGCTTCAGCCTGGGCTGGGACTCGGGGCTCGTCTGGCTGCACCACGGGACGTTCCTGGTGCTCATGGGCGTCGGCCTGTACTGGCACCTGCGCTACGTGGCGCGGTGGGAGCCGGCGCGGTTGGTGCGAGTGCTCATCGTGGTGACGCTGGCCTTCGGTGCGCTGTCGCGGGCGGATGACCTGCTGGGCAACGAGCCCTTCAGCACGTCCCTGGACTTCTCCCGCACGCTCCTGCCACCGGCGCTCAGGGTGGCGCGCGCCCAGCCCATGGAGACGTTCTTCGAGGAGCTGGGGGGACTCCAGGAGCAGGTGGACGCGCTCGCGAAGGAGGACTAGCCCGGAAGGCGTCCGCGACGTCACGGGTGGGATGGTGATGTCAGACCTGGAAGGTAGACAGCCTGCGCGCGCGCGGTGAGGCCCGGGAGGTCCGCGCCGTGCGGGGCTGAGCAACCAGGAGGTCCAGGTGCGAGTGAGCGTGGCATCGGAGTTGGGGGCGTTTCGGGACGTGGCGCGGGGGCTGCTAGCGCGGGGCGTGCCTCCGGAGCGGGTCACCTTCGAGGACGCTCCGGGGCCGAGGGAAGGACAGGGGGACGCGGGGGGCCTGGAGGGCGCGTCGGCTCGGGTGCTCCCGGTGTTGCCTGGGGACTTCCTGGGGCTGGCGGAGAAGGTGGTGTGTCATCGGGCCCCGGAGCGCTGGGCGCTGCTGTACCGCGTGCTCTGGCGGATGGCGCGCGGGGAGCGGCGCCTCCTGGAGCGGGAAGGGGACCTGGACGTCCAGCGGCTGCGGCGCATGGAGCGCGCGGTGCGGCGGGACGTGAGCAACCTGGTGATTCGCATCCGCTTCCGGCGGGGCATGTCCGACGGCGCGGAGCGCTACGTGGCCTGGTATCGGCCGGAGCACCGCGTCGTCCGGCTGGCGGCGCCCTTCCTCGTGGGCCGGTTTCCCACGCTGAGCTGGAGCCTGTTCACTCCGGACACCAGCGCGCACTGGGATGGCGTGCGCCTCACCTTCGGCGCGGGGCTCCGGTGGGAGGACGACCCTCCTGGCGGCATGGAGCCCTCCTCGTCTCCAGCGGCGCGGGTGGAGCGGCGCACCCATTCGTGCGGGGTCCCCAGGACGCCCGTGCTCCTGCTGGGGGAAGTGCCTGGGACGTGGGAAGAGGCGGGCGGCGTGTGCTTCGTGGGGCCCGCGGGGAGGTTCCTGGAGGCCGTGCTCGCGCGTGCGGGGCTGCGGCGCACGGACCTGCGTGTCTCCCGGGAGGCCCGGCCCGGTGTCGACACCACGCCCCTGGACTGGGGGGAAGCCCGGTCGCGCCGGGAGCGGCTCGCCTCGGAGGTCGCGGAGCTCCGCCCGCTGCTGTTGCTGGCGCTCGGAAGCGTCGCGGGACAGATGCTCTGGGGGCCCGGATTCAGGCTCGACCTGTGTCGGGGGCGGCTCGTCCAGCTGTCCTCGGAGGCCGTCGCCATGGCCACCTTCGCGCCCTCGGAGGTGTTGCGCCCGGCGGACCCTCGGGTCCAGGCGGAGCTGCGCATCCACTTCGAAGCCGACCTCCGCTCGGCGGCGGACGTGCTGCGGCGGACATTGGTGGCACGAGCGGAATCAGCGCGGGCGGGTAACGCTTTCAACGTTCGTGAGTAACCCTCGTATCGGCCCCTGGTGGAGTCCTTGTTCCACGAGGGGCTGACTCCCAGGGGGGTACTTCCTGGTGCTGCCCTGGGAGATACGCCGAACCTACCAGGGGGTTACCATGCGTCGTCTGTCCGTGGCCCTGATGTTCCTGTTGGTTTCTGCTTGCACTCGCGCCCCCATCACGCGGTCCGGGCCGACGGTCTCCGTCGCCCCCGCGGACCTGGCGATGAAAGCCGGCTACACACCGTGGACCCTCAGCATGCCGTTCGGGGAGGCAGAGGATGGCAGTGCGCTGGTGCTGCGGTTCCTGGACCAGGCGGAGCTGTCCGGGGCTCGCTACGTCAGTGACATGCGGGTGGTGTTCATGGCGGATGATGCGGGCACGGAGCTGGAGTGTCGCAGGAGCCTGGTGCCCCATGCCTCGCTCGTCACGAGAAAGGGACAGGGCCTGCCTCGGGGGATGGCGGAGGCTCCCGCGCCGCTCAAGCACATTCGCCGCGTCGTGACGGACACGGTGGTGCACTGTGGAGACCCGACGGGGCGGGCCGTGCTCCAGTTCTTGAGCCAGCATGCTCCCATGGGCCCGACGACTCCCTCGCGCGTCAGCTACGGCCAGGGCACGATGATGATGGGGAGCACCCATGGCTCCTGCGTTGCCTATGCCGTGGAGCGCGTGGTGAGCCGCTACGCGTTCGAGGACGCCGTCGACTTCGTTCCCCTGCGTGCGGACCGGCTCGAGCAGGCCCGCCCGGACCTGCGCCTCTGGGCCTCCGAGGCGGAGTGCGTGCCGAGAGATCCGCTGGCGCCGTCGGGCAACCGTCTGGAGGCCCAGGCCTACGGGGGCGCGGGGCCTCGCGCGGCCTTCCTGGGGGCGGAGCCGCCGGTGAGGACGGAGCCACGGGCCCCGTTCCTCATCGACCTGTGAGGGCCCGGACGCTCCGAGCCCGTCCGGCTCACATCCCCCGGAGCGCGTGGGGCTGGTAGGGCGCCTCGAGCTGCTGGATCTCCTCGGGCTGGAGCTTGAGGTCCACGGCTCGCACGGCGTCCTCCAGGTGCTCCATCTTGGTGGCGCCGATGATGGGCGCGGTCACCAACGGTCGAGACAGCAGCCACGCCAGTGCGACCTGGGCGGGGGGCACGTTGCGTGCCGCGGCCACGCGGCGCGTTGCCTCCACCACCTCCCAATCTCCGGGCTGGTCATAGAGCATGCCCGCGTAGGCATCCGACTTCGCGCGCGGCGTGGAGCTCTTGTCCTCCAGCGACGTGCGCGTGCCCGCGAGCAACCCGCGCGCGAGCGGAGACCAGGGGAGGATGCCAATGCCCTCCGCTTCGCAGAGCGGGTGCATCTCGCGCTCCTCCTCGCGGTAGACCAGGTTGTAGTGGTCCTGCATGGACACGAAGCGTGTCCAGCCGTGCTGGTCCGCCAGGCCCAGCGCTCGCGCGAACTGCCACGCGAACGTCGACGACGCCCCCAGGTAGCGCACCTTCCCCTGACGCACGAGCTGGTCCAACGCGCACAGCGTCTCCTCCACGGGCGTGTGCGGGTCCATGCGGTGGATTTGATACAGGTCGATGGCCTCCACCCCCAGCCGCTTCAGGCTCGCCTCACACGCCTGCACGATGTGCTTGCGTGACAGCCCGCGCATGTTGGGCCCATCCCCCATGGGGAAGAACACCTTGGTGGCCAGCACCACCTCTTCCATCTTCGCGTAGCGACGCAGCGCGCGCCCGGTCACCTCTTCGCTGACCCCCAGCGAATACATGTCCGCCGTGTCGAAGAAGTTGATGCCCAGCTCCACGGCGCGCCGGAAGAACGGCTGGGAGGCCTCCTCGCTCAGGACCCAGGGGCGCCAGGAGGGAGTGCCATAGCTCATGCAGCCCAGGGCCAGGCGCGACACGCGCAGACCCGTCTTGCCCAGTTGGGTGTACTTCATCTCGTTGCTCCTCTCGGCTTGTTTCCATGCGCCAGGGTGGGCGCGCCGGTGTCCTGGATATGTAGCCGGTTCCTCCCGATGTCATGGGTCATTCATAGAGGGCCTGCTTTCGCGTATGTCGCGAATACGTTAAAAGAGCAGTGTTTCAGGGGGCTCCAGCTGGTGCGGTGCGGACAGCGCCCCCGGGTCGACGGGGCGCGGGTGTGCCGTGCTCATCCGGCGGGCGTCCTCGCGCCAATCCCCCCCGGGACTCGACATGCACCTGCCGACTCGCGTTTCCCCCGCATCCGCGTTCGTCCGTCCGGAGTCCGCCACGCTCGTGGAGGTGTGCCGCTACCGCGCACTGAATCAGCCCACGGACGACATCTACACCTTCGTGGATGAGACGGGAGAGCACACCGTCACCTATGCCCAGCTGGACACCGAGGTGCGCGCGGTGGCCTCGCGTCTTCAGCGAGAGCTGTCCCCGGGAGACCGCGCGCTGCTCATGTACCCGCCGGGTCGTGAGTACGTCGTGGGCTTCCTCGCGTGTCTCTACGCCGGCGTGGTGGCGGTGCCCGCGTATCCCCCGGATGTGACGCGGCTGGGGCGCACGCTGCCCAGGCTCCTGGCGCTGGTGGCGGACTGTGGCGCCCGCGTGGCGCTCACCACGGAAGGCATCGCCTCGTTGGTGGGGCCACTCACCGAGGGGCGCGAGGACCTGCGCGCGCTGCGCTGGCTCGCGACGGACGGGGTGCCCGTGGAGGAGGCCGCGTCGTGGCGGGAGCTCGACCTGCGTCCCGACACGGTGGCGTTCCTCCAGTACACCTCCGGCTCCACGGGGACGCCCCGGGGCGTGGTGCTGGGGCATCGGCAGCTGCTGCACAACTCGGAGCTCATCTCGCGGGGCTTCAACGCGAAGCCGAATCCGCGGTTCGTCTCCTGGCTGCCGCCGTACCACGACATGGGGTTGATCGCCGGCATCATCCACCCGCTGTTCCGCGACATGCCGTCGTCGCTGATGCCGCCCTTGTACTTCCTGCAGCGCCCCATGCGCTGGCTGGAGGTCATCTCCCGCCATGGCGGCACGGTGAGTGGTGGACCCAACTTCGCGTTCGACCTCTGCGTGCGCAAGAGCACGCCCGAGGAGCGCGCCGCGCTGGACCTGAGTCGATGGGAGGTCGCGTACTGCGGCGCGGAGCCGGTGCGCGCGGAGACGATGGAGCGCTTCGCCCAGGCCTTCGCGCCCGGGCGCTTCCGGCGGCAGGCGCTTTATCCCTGCTACGGGCTCGCGGAGGGGACGCTCATCGTCACGGGCCGCCAGCGCGCGGGGGACCGCGAGGACGTGCTGGTGGTGCGGGACTACTCGCGCGAGGGGCTGGAGCGAGGCGAGGCGCGCCCGCCGTCCGCGGGTGAGGAAGGCGCCGCGCTGGTGAGCTGCGGCGAGGTGCTGGGCGTGCAGGAGGTGCGCGTCGTCGACCCGAGCACGCGGGAGCTGGTGCCACCCGGGCGCGTGGGAGAGCTGTGGGTGCGCGGCCCCAGCGTCGCGGAGGGGTACTGGCAGCGGCCCGAGGAGACCGAGCGCGACTTCAACGGCCGGCTCGCGGGCTCGGACGAGGGCCCCTTCCTGCGCACGGGCGACCTGGCCATCGTCGAGGACGGCGAGGTCTTCATCACGGGGCGCCTGAAGGACGTGCTCATCCTTCGCGGGCGCAACCTCTACCCGCAGGACCTGGAGCTGACGGTGGAGCGGAGCCACCCGGCCTTGCGCCCCGGCTGCGGCGTCGCGTTCCCGGTGCAGGTGAAGGGCGAGGAGCGACTCGTCGTGGTCCAGGAGGTGGCCGCGAAGGCGGTGGAGGGGGGCGCCGTCGATGATGCGCTCACGGCGATCCAGGCCGCGCTGACGGAGGAGCACGGCGTCGCCGCGCATGCGGTGGTGCTCATCACCGCGGGGAGCCTGCCGAA
This window contains:
- a CDS encoding serine/threonine-protein kinase; the encoded protein is MTLVGRHIGRYRILEQLGSGGMSVVYKGLDTALDREVAVKVLHPHLAGKDESRRRLAREARAVAKLHHPNILEVFDFSAADAQDAFIVTEYIRGRTLKTVLDEGPLDPPELAAMIIHELAAALAHAHEAGVIHRDLKPENVMVREDGVLKLMDFGIARLLDIEERMTVTGTLVGSPAHMSPEIIEGLEAGPAADVFSVGIMFYAAMTGRLPFSAPNTTATLKRILDGDYEDPRRRLPALSDELADICARCLQRDPTQRYPDAGKLRDALADYLAGLGFARVGEELVSFFADPTSYRKLVRQRIVAALLERGERMLQEKRTPRALGCLNQVLALDAQNTRALGLLKGIQRAQRLKTWRRRGIRLVVGLVTATAVSIGGYKAYQARLTSSVPEAQTPQPRPSATPGDEAPGVKPPAVPAGTTGEPRGSQANPPPHGTNPTPEAEVAPKTGGGAPRESPSAGATRTASVVPARGSTSDLSLGLGTRGQRATGSSVAERAVESTGVPPSEPGEERVAGKKPTSKKNFVSILVRPFGTIRVDDGPPSAQALQKHDVDIAPGPHTITVSCEYCEDVVETIDVRADAENVFHLGAQPKPSPLSLQYEPAEATVRVGEQVRIARDTLEHPFEIRPPKGPAGFLHTVKVEISHPGFKTERYSVQLRPGEPKLLSGSLRPE
- a CDS encoding aldo/keto reductase, with the protein product MKYTQLGKTGLRVSRLALGCMSYGTPSWRPWVLSEEASQPFFRRAVELGINFFDTADMYSLGVSEEVTGRALRRYAKMEEVVLATKVFFPMGDGPNMRGLSRKHIVQACEASLKRLGVEAIDLYQIHRMDPHTPVEETLCALDQLVRQGKVRYLGASSTFAWQFARALGLADQHGWTRFVSMQDHYNLVYREEEREMHPLCEAEGIGILPWSPLARGLLAGTRTSLEDKSSTPRAKSDAYAGMLYDQPGDWEVVEATRRVAAARNVPPAQVALAWLLSRPLVTAPIIGATKMEHLEDAVRAVDLKLQPEEIQQLEAPYQPHALRGM
- a CDS encoding serine protease, which codes for MFVLLLVAVLGQAPSAAPSEPDVPSPAESELPVAPPPAVLPPATHELFQRIQNRVAQVRIIERRSGTRSSIGSAFFVSAQGHAITNYHVISDVVLHPEDYTAELVLRSGGEPVPAKLVDVDVVHDLAVIRTEAGVKDFFQLEDREPPQGTRLFAMGNPHDLGTTIVEGTYNGFIQDSLYERVHFSGAINPGMSGGPTLTGQGTVVGVNVATMGNQLGFLVPVKRASALLARALAAKAEEAAPLVESVRAQLLENQQRLTEQMLAAALPKHRLGSYHVPGRWIPFLKCWGDTPHEPEVPYTVTNYQCSSEEDIYLSSRHRTGVVAFLHQQASSQKLGALRFSALYSALFSQDPDTVEASREDVTNFRCTTEFVDVEGLPVRAAMCLRAYKRFPGLYDLVLRAAALNASTSGVDTSLTLGGFTADNARKLARRYLEGLSWTK
- a CDS encoding FHA domain-containing protein, with product MDEVIFVEVVEGDSVHARHRLERFPATVGRAYSNDVILDDPKVSPEHLRIERREDGVLVVRDAGSHNGTWRVDSWARLAELEVAPDTRVAVGDTVLRFRGRNHVVPETVVTSAPTAPRERWFEHARAFPLAMLALLAASALESHLGNYGRTDWGALTMALVMPLTLTLLWAGGWAVASRISRRQFHYRTHATIGSLVLLAAVALPPVLSVLGFSLGWDSGLVWLHHGTFLVLMGVGLYWHLRYVARWEPARLVRVLIVVTLAFGALSRADDLLGNEPFSTSLDFSRTLLPPALRVARAQPMETFFEELGGLQEQVDALAKED
- a CDS encoding DUF4130 domain-containing protein, with the protein product MSVASELGAFRDVARGLLARGVPPERVTFEDAPGPREGQGDAGGLEGASARVLPVLPGDFLGLAEKVVCHRAPERWALLYRVLWRMARGERRLLEREGDLDVQRLRRMERAVRRDVSNLVIRIRFRRGMSDGAERYVAWYRPEHRVVRLAAPFLVGRFPTLSWSLFTPDTSAHWDGVRLTFGAGLRWEDDPPGGMEPSSSPAARVERRTHSCGVPRTPVLLLGEVPGTWEEAGGVCFVGPAGRFLEAVLARAGLRRTDLRVSREARPGVDTTPLDWGEARSRRERLASEVAELRPLLLLALGSVAGQMLWGPGFRLDLCRGRLVQLSSEAVAMATFAPSEVLRPADPRVQAELRIHFEADLRSAADVLRRTLVARAESARAGNAFNVRE
- a CDS encoding 6-phosphofructokinase, whose translation is MPRSLRLGVLTGGGDCPGLNALIRGLVKRGTHEFGHEFVGIENGYMGLVEPDLTRPLTEEDTRGILPKGGTILGTSNRANPFIYAFREGNRWVERDVSDAVLRRCEELKLDGLVAVGGDGTLSIAHRLSEKGLKVVGCPKTIDNDLCGTDQTFGFDTARLIVTEALDRLHTTAESHDRVMLVEIMGRHAGFLTLESGLAGGADVILLPEIPYRVESIVEKLRSRATRRRSFSIIAISEGAFPVGGTLAVLDRAEDVPGRGVVRLGGSGKVCADLLAQHIEAEIRVNVLGHLQRGGSPSAADRVLATRYGCGVLDLVRDGKWDHMVALRSGEIVAVPLSESRKERRVDPSGDLVRFAKSMGISFGD